Proteins from a single region of Akkermansiaceae bacterium:
- a CDS encoding sigma-70 family RNA polymerase sigma factor has protein sequence MSAPFPSYFPETSWTLIARASGEDPLVVEAALADIYSRYRFPLYCYLRGKRLAHQDAEDVLQDFFARFIRLRSFQKADQEKGRLRGYLMTSLERCLIDWRSRSSRRLPAQDASASGLGRRYEGFITREVSPDLAYERSWAVSVLHASLDRLGAHYECLGKLRLFEVLRPVIAEGGTLRGRNSKELAASLSISEEALRTALHRMLREFGGFLREEVRQTVSSEDVIEDEIRYLLRLFSG, from the coding sequence ATGAGCGCACCTTTCCCGAGCTACTTTCCGGAGACATCCTGGACGTTGATCGCCAGGGCATCGGGTGAAGATCCCCTGGTGGTGGAAGCCGCCCTGGCCGACATCTACTCCCGCTACCGCTTCCCCCTCTACTGCTATCTCCGCGGGAAGAGGCTCGCCCATCAGGATGCGGAGGATGTTCTCCAGGATTTCTTCGCGCGGTTCATCCGCCTCCGCTCCTTCCAGAAAGCGGATCAGGAGAAAGGGCGTCTGCGGGGATACCTGATGACCTCGCTGGAGCGGTGCCTGATCGACTGGAGATCCCGTAGCTCGCGGAGGCTTCCCGCGCAGGATGCCTCCGCGTCCGGGTTGGGCCGGCGGTATGAAGGATTCATCACCCGGGAAGTCTCCCCGGATCTGGCCTATGAGCGCTCATGGGCGGTCTCCGTGCTCCATGCTTCGCTTGATCGGCTCGGCGCACACTATGAGTGCTTGGGGAAACTCCGGCTCTTTGAGGTCCTCCGCCCGGTGATTGCGGAAGGAGGCACCTTGCGCGGACGGAACAGCAAGGAACTGGCGGCGTCCCTTTCCATTTCGGAGGAAGCCCTGCGCACCGCGCTCCACCGGATGCTGCGGGAGTTCGGCGGCTTCCTGCGGGAGGAGGTCCGGCAAACGGTCAGCTCGGAGGATGTGATCGAGGATGAGATCCGGTATCTGCTCCGGCTGTTCTCCGGATGA
- a CDS encoding serine/threonine protein kinase produces the protein MKFPCPHCQALQEISGTVCAACGNGLTAPASHQGGELIEGLNATSLLELGLLPPPEPEIRAWHPPSPEELHRLLPQYEIAAMLGRGGMGAVYQGTQNRLERPVAIKLLPAELADDVHFTVRFEREARTLAKLSHPGIVAIHDSGQTPEGHLYFVMEFVDGTDLQRLIREGGLSPMRSLEIVSRVCDALRAAHGKGVVHRDIKPANILVAEDGTVKLADFGLARPTLADHAGQLTLPRLAMGTPDYMAPEQKRGEGDHRADLYALGVVLYEMLCGRTPQGAWHLPGDGVAIDPLIDGILIRALQEDPARRYQSADEMKADIEAIRLPPVREKVPERRQPWRPLAKGMIGVLAAAALGLSAHWFAGRNAGTEVFPSGPGRPGWTVLSAEGGQEPFLEDLRGPDGWARLDGASYWQVRKVPAASGAIRCKVRWNGTSKLFRLAVGKTDRLTALFYRSEDVRLAGWNVRGIRRPHAMPLLPGHEAELCVAWTARNFHAWVDGELIGSLPVAEPSERIHFALSSDAPKNPKGGEEVEVRDIRWLDLGGTPDGDVVAVITRTLKPTR, from the coding sequence ATGAAATTCCCTTGTCCGCATTGCCAGGCGCTCCAGGAAATCTCCGGGACCGTTTGTGCGGCATGCGGCAACGGACTCACGGCCCCGGCTTCCCATCAGGGCGGGGAACTCATCGAGGGGCTGAACGCCACGAGCCTGCTGGAGTTGGGATTGCTGCCGCCGCCGGAGCCGGAGATCAGGGCATGGCATCCGCCTTCGCCGGAGGAACTCCACCGGTTGCTCCCGCAGTATGAAATAGCGGCGATGCTCGGCCGGGGTGGGATGGGGGCGGTGTACCAAGGCACGCAGAACCGTTTGGAAAGGCCTGTCGCCATCAAGCTGCTTCCCGCCGAGTTGGCGGATGATGTCCATTTCACCGTCCGGTTCGAGCGTGAGGCGCGCACGCTCGCAAAGCTGAGCCACCCGGGGATCGTCGCCATCCATGACTCCGGCCAGACGCCGGAGGGACACCTTTACTTCGTGATGGAGTTCGTCGATGGCACGGATCTCCAGCGGCTGATCCGCGAAGGCGGACTATCTCCCATGCGATCGCTGGAGATCGTCTCCAGGGTCTGTGATGCCCTGCGGGCGGCCCACGGAAAGGGGGTGGTCCACCGGGACATCAAGCCGGCCAACATCCTGGTGGCGGAGGATGGGACGGTGAAGCTTGCGGATTTCGGCTTGGCCAGGCCCACCCTCGCCGACCATGCCGGCCAGCTCACCCTGCCCCGTCTGGCCATGGGGACCCCGGATTACATGGCTCCCGAGCAGAAGCGCGGGGAGGGGGACCACCGCGCCGACCTCTACGCGCTCGGCGTGGTGCTTTATGAAATGCTGTGCGGCCGCACCCCCCAGGGTGCCTGGCACCTCCCGGGTGATGGAGTAGCGATCGACCCGCTCATCGACGGGATCTTGATCAGGGCGTTGCAGGAGGATCCCGCACGCCGGTACCAATCGGCGGATGAAATGAAGGCGGATATCGAGGCCATCCGTCTGCCACCGGTCCGGGAGAAAGTTCCGGAAAGGAGACAGCCGTGGCGGCCGCTGGCCAAAGGCATGATTGGTGTTCTGGCTGCGGCGGCCCTCGGTCTGTCCGCCCACTGGTTCGCGGGCAGGAATGCCGGAACGGAAGTTTTCCCATCCGGTCCCGGCCGTCCGGGCTGGACGGTCTTGTCCGCCGAGGGAGGTCAGGAGCCTTTTCTGGAAGATCTCCGTGGGCCGGATGGATGGGCGAGGCTGGACGGCGCATCTTATTGGCAGGTCCGCAAGGTTCCCGCGGCCAGCGGAGCGATCCGTTGCAAGGTCAGGTGGAACGGCACCTCGAAACTTTTCCGGCTGGCCGTGGGCAAGACGGACCGCCTGACAGCGTTGTTCTACCGGAGTGAGGATGTCCGCCTCGCTGGGTGGAACGTCCGTGGCATCCGCAGGCCACATGCCATGCCCCTTCTTCCCGGACATGAGGCGGAGCTGTGTGTGGCCTGGACGGCCCGGAATTTCCACGCATGGGTGGACGGCGAACTGATAGGGAGTCTCCCGGTGGCGGAGCCTTCGGAGAGGATCCACTTCGCGCTCAGCTCCGATGCGCCGAAGAACCCGAAGGGCGGCGAGGAGGTGGAAGTCCGGGACATCCGGTGGCTGGACCTCGGGGGAACCCCGGACGGGGATGTGGTGGCGGTGATCACGCGAACTTTGAAACCAACCCGATGA
- a CDS encoding DUF5011 domain-containing protein yields MKPKLLLLSGILFFPSLHAAELTASDGAAGDYFGGSLSLSGSIGIVGAEQDDYKGSAYVFRDLDTASGTVTQNVKLTASDGAAYDRFGTSVSLSGSIGLVGAFSAAFWDENTRGSAYVFRNLNTASGTITQNTKLTASDGAKDDFFGTSVSLFGSIGLVGAYGDDSYRGSAYIFRNLNTVTGSITQNVKLTASDGAASDLFGTSVSLAGTVGLVGAYGDDGYRGSAYVFRNLHVPTGSVTQNVKLTASDGEAFDEFGVSVSVSGSIGLVGASGDDDIDPNSGAAYVFRNLGAATGTITQNAKLTASDGAAGDYFGYSVSLSDSIGLIGAYADDDNGTDSGSAYLFRNLDTATGAITQNLKLTAGDSMANDRFGWSVSLDGDLFTIGAYGRNSFRGKAYTGSVSSLTTLDLGAASRTISGISFVSQEDWIIGRTTDDNTITLSSGSTADVTASGKAVHIGMDAGSDGNTLIISGNLYATEVNVGSTAGNAGNVLQFDASANVGVWAIRLTADNLLRIQGDHTADPFAYLGATALEVWNGGSWQTVTPANRATLLSTSYGSGYTTLTPILSSPPAFHASELTASDGTGADYFGYSVGLSGSIGLVGAYGDGDNGSSSGSVYVFRNLGTATGSVTQNAKLIASDGTTSDEFGWSVSLSGSIGLVGAIRDDDKGTNSGSAYVFRSLDTATGAIIQNAKLTASDGSFDDHFGWSVSLSGPIGLVGTQLDDFSRGSAYVFRNLDTATGTITQNVKLTASDGTANDRFGYSVGLSGNIGLVGAVYDDAQRGSAYVFRNLDTATGSVTQDVKLTASDGAGGDHFGYSVSLSGSTAIVGAYLDDDNGYNSGSAYVFHNLDTATGFITENVRLTASDGAVSDYFGCSVSLSGSIAIVGAYGDDDNGNASGSAYLFRNLDTATGTVTQNVKLTASDGAVSDWFGCSVSLDGDLFIVGAVGKNSSTGKAYTGSVSSLTTLDPGAASGTISGISFVSQEDWIIGRTTDNNTVTLSAGNTADVTASGKAVFIGMDAGADDNALVISGTLNATEVYIGSTAGNAGNVLQLDASATVDAGAIRLTADNSLRIQGDHTADPFAYLGSTALQVWSGGSWQTVTPANRATLLATSYGSGYTTLTPSGMAENLPPVVTLNGANPITLECYVDFYTEHGATAVDPEDGSIDVVITDTVDRTHVGTYTNTYTATDSKGLSTSVTRTIHVVDTRPPVITVPANILIPSVVKNPSGPTLSNPVFYAPTVTASDVATGNRLVTLSHPTGTRFPVGRTTVTAMASDPSGNTATTTFDVIVLEHQESPGVRFMDVIAYRGEPATGAPLGTIFNVNRAFVNNRSDVIYDAALSGAGANDTAVFYGPLNGAQTVLAVKGTASGVGNFGAFSNLTLNHLGDAGFESLVGSTPAQFRSAGGAAAVVSAAKSGAAPTGGGEAFSTLYQPAMSSNGLLLTPATLQLGSGAGVTVANDTLLVTSGGGVLAREGSPTGVAGVSYGQLHPRVVASRANEKYAFSAFLETPVFDPDTNTGLFVGTVGGGAPDLVVREGNAANGVTGARIFQFLGESVNSAGEIAFRATITGTGVTAANNDGIWSNSGAVGSPPVLVARKGAIVPLAPANRIAFSRFTALHMQDDGSVVFHAFLQDATAVAVVNSNNDGSIWRWSGGRLTLLAREGDLANNTAGGRLLNINGFDCNDMGGIVYDATLVPGVGDTTTATNQAVFINRGNGLDPAPLLAMRRNDSFEVMGAKHIVAGIKISTSVNSGGGTGGYGRAINDSGEVVFNLTLSGLPGPKSGIFLLGSAPN; encoded by the coding sequence ATGAAACCGAAACTCCTGCTCCTCTCCGGCATTCTTTTCTTTCCCTCCCTCCACGCCGCCGAACTCACCGCGTCCGACGGAGCGGCGGGCGATTACTTCGGCGGGTCCCTGAGCCTTTCCGGCTCCATCGGTATCGTCGGGGCAGAGCAGGATGACTACAAGGGCTCAGCCTATGTCTTCCGTGACCTCGACACTGCCAGCGGCACCGTCACCCAGAACGTCAAGCTCACCGCATCCGACGGCGCGGCCTATGATCGGTTCGGCACATCCGTGAGCCTCTCCGGCTCCATCGGCCTCGTCGGAGCGTTCAGCGCGGCGTTCTGGGATGAGAATACCAGAGGCTCCGCCTACGTTTTCCGCAATCTCAACACCGCCAGCGGCACCATTACCCAGAACACAAAGCTCACCGCCTCCGACGGCGCGAAAGACGATTTCTTCGGCACATCCGTGAGCCTCTTCGGCTCCATCGGCCTCGTCGGGGCGTACGGGGATGACAGCTATCGCGGCTCCGCCTACATCTTCCGCAACCTCAACACCGTCACCGGCTCCATCACCCAGAATGTCAAGCTCACCGCTTCCGACGGGGCGGCATCCGATCTCTTCGGCACTTCCGTGAGCCTCGCCGGTACCGTCGGCCTCGTCGGGGCTTATGGGGATGACGGCTATCGCGGCTCGGCGTATGTGTTCCGCAACCTCCATGTCCCCACCGGCTCCGTCACCCAGAATGTCAAGCTCACCGCTTCCGACGGCGAGGCATTCGATGAGTTCGGCGTCTCCGTCAGCGTCTCCGGCTCCATAGGTCTGGTCGGGGCCTCTGGGGATGATGATATAGATCCCAATTCCGGCGCGGCGTATGTGTTCCGCAACCTCGGCGCCGCCACCGGCACCATCACCCAGAATGCCAAGCTCACCGCCTCCGACGGCGCGGCAGGCGATTACTTCGGCTACTCGGTGAGCCTCTCCGACAGCATCGGTCTCATCGGGGCCTATGCTGATGACGACAACGGAACCGATTCCGGCTCCGCCTATCTCTTCCGCAACCTCGACACCGCCACCGGCGCTATCACCCAGAATCTCAAGCTCACCGCCGGCGACAGCATGGCAAATGATCGTTTCGGCTGGTCGGTGAGCCTCGACGGTGACCTCTTCACCATCGGCGCTTACGGCAGGAACTCCTTCCGTGGCAAGGCCTACACCGGCAGCGTCAGCAGCCTCACCACCCTCGATCTTGGAGCCGCCTCCCGCACCATCTCCGGCATCAGCTTCGTTTCGCAGGAGGACTGGATCATCGGCCGGACCACGGATGACAACACCATCACCCTTTCCTCCGGGAGCACCGCGGATGTCACCGCCTCCGGGAAGGCCGTCCACATCGGCATGGACGCCGGGAGCGATGGCAACACCCTCATCATTTCCGGGAACCTCTATGCCACTGAAGTCAACGTCGGCTCCACCGCGGGCAATGCCGGAAACGTCCTCCAGTTCGACGCCTCCGCCAACGTCGGGGTCTGGGCCATCCGCCTGACGGCGGACAATCTCCTCCGCATTCAGGGGGACCACACCGCGGATCCCTTCGCCTACCTCGGCGCCACCGCCCTCGAGGTCTGGAACGGCGGAAGCTGGCAGACCGTCACCCCGGCGAACCGCGCCACCCTCCTCTCCACCAGCTACGGGAGCGGCTACACCACGCTCACCCCCATTCTCTCCTCTCCTCCCGCCTTCCATGCTTCCGAACTCACCGCCTCTGACGGCACTGGGGCCGATTACTTTGGCTATTCCGTGGGCCTGTCCGGCTCCATAGGTCTTGTTGGAGCGTATGGGGATGGCGACAACGGCAGCAGTTCCGGCTCGGTGTATGTCTTCCGCAACCTCGGCACCGCCACTGGTTCTGTCACCCAGAACGCCAAGCTCATCGCCTCCGACGGCACGACATCCGATGAGTTCGGCTGGTCCGTGAGCCTCTCCGGCTCCATCGGTCTGGTCGGGGCGATCCGGGATGACGACAAAGGCACCAATTCCGGCTCTGCGTATGTTTTCCGGAGCCTCGACACCGCCACAGGCGCCATCATCCAGAACGCCAAGCTCACTGCATCTGACGGCTCTTTCGACGATCACTTCGGCTGGTCCGTGAGCCTCTCCGGCCCCATCGGCCTCGTCGGCACGCAACTGGACGACTTTAGCAGAGGCTCTGCGTATGTGTTCCGGAATCTCGACACCGCCACCGGTACCATCACCCAGAACGTCAAGCTCACCGCCTCCGACGGCACCGCAAATGATCGCTTCGGCTATTCCGTGGGCCTCTCCGGCAACATCGGTCTGGTCGGGGCAGTGTATGATGATGCCCAGCGCGGTTCCGCCTACGTCTTCCGCAATCTCGACACCGCCACCGGCTCCGTCACCCAGGACGTCAAACTCACCGCCTCCGACGGTGCGGGGGGCGATCACTTTGGCTACTCCGTGAGCCTCTCCGGCAGTACTGCCATCGTTGGAGCCTATCTGGATGACGACAACGGCTACAATTCCGGCTCCGCCTATGTCTTCCACAACCTCGACACCGCCACCGGCTTTATCACCGAAAATGTCAGGCTCACCGCCTCCGACGGAGCGGTGAGTGATTACTTCGGCTGTTCCGTGAGCCTCTCCGGCAGCATTGCCATCGTCGGGGCTTATGGGGATGACGACAACGGCAACGCTTCCGGTTCCGCTTATCTCTTCCGCAACCTTGACACCGCCACCGGCACCGTCACCCAGAACGTCAAGCTCACTGCCTCCGACGGCGCGGTAAGCGATTGGTTCGGCTGCTCCGTGAGTCTCGACGGGGATCTCTTCATCGTCGGTGCGGTCGGCAAAAACTCCTCCACCGGCAAGGCCTACACTGGCAGCGTCAGCAGCCTCACCACCCTGGATCCCGGAGCCGCTTCCGGAACCATCTCCGGCATCAGCTTCGTCTCGCAGGAAGACTGGATCATCGGCCGGACCACGGACAACAACACCGTCACCCTTTCCGCCGGGAACACCGCGGATGTCACCGCCTCCGGGAAGGCCGTCTTCATCGGCATGGACGCCGGGGCGGATGACAATGCGCTGGTCATCTCCGGCACGCTCAATGCCACGGAGGTGTACATCGGCTCCACGGCGGGCAATGCCGGGAACGTCCTCCAGCTCGACGCCTCCGCCACCGTGGATGCCGGCGCCATCCGCCTGACGGCGGACAATTCCCTCCGCATCCAGGGCGACCACACCGCGGATCCCTTCGCCTACCTCGGTTCCACCGCCCTCCAGGTCTGGAGCGGCGGAAGCTGGCAGACCGTCACTCCGGCGAACCGCGCCACCCTCCTCGCCACCAGCTACGGGAGCGGCTACACCACCCTCACCCCCTCCGGGATGGCGGAAAACCTCCCGCCCGTGGTCACGCTCAACGGCGCGAACCCGATCACCCTGGAATGCTATGTGGACTTCTACACGGAGCATGGCGCGACCGCGGTCGATCCGGAGGACGGCTCCATCGACGTCGTCATCACCGACACGGTGGACCGCACCCACGTCGGCACCTACACGAACACCTACACCGCCACCGACAGCAAGGGGCTTTCCACCTCGGTGACCCGCACCATCCATGTGGTGGACACGCGGCCACCCGTCATCACGGTTCCGGCGAACATCCTCATCCCGTCCGTCGTCAAGAACCCGTCGGGGCCGACCTTGTCCAATCCCGTCTTCTATGCCCCCACCGTGACCGCCAGCGATGTGGCGACGGGCAACCGCCTGGTGACCCTCTCCCACCCGACCGGGACCCGCTTCCCGGTCGGCAGGACGACGGTGACCGCGATGGCATCCGACCCCAGCGGCAACACCGCCACGACCACCTTCGACGTGATCGTGCTCGAGCACCAGGAATCGCCCGGCGTCCGTTTCATGGACGTGATCGCCTACCGCGGTGAGCCTGCCACCGGAGCCCCCCTCGGCACGATCTTCAACGTCAACCGCGCGTTCGTGAACAACCGCAGCGACGTGATCTATGACGCGGCCCTCTCCGGAGCCGGAGCCAACGACACCGCGGTGTTCTACGGCCCGCTCAACGGGGCGCAGACCGTGCTCGCCGTCAAGGGGACCGCTTCCGGGGTGGGCAACTTCGGAGCCTTCAGCAACCTGACGCTCAACCACCTCGGTGACGCCGGCTTCGAGTCGCTGGTCGGTTCGACCCCCGCGCAGTTCAGGAGCGCCGGCGGTGCGGCCGCGGTGGTTTCCGCGGCGAAATCCGGAGCCGCGCCGACGGGCGGCGGTGAAGCGTTCAGCACGCTCTACCAACCGGCGATGTCCTCCAACGGCCTGTTGCTCACACCGGCCACCCTGCAGCTCGGTTCGGGGGCCGGGGTGACTGTCGCCAATGACACGCTCCTGGTCACCAGCGGCGGTGGCGTGCTCGCCCGCGAAGGCAGCCCCACCGGCGTCGCCGGAGTGAGCTACGGCCAGTTGCACCCGCGTGTGGTCGCCAGCCGTGCGAACGAAAAGTATGCGTTCTCCGCCTTCCTGGAGACGCCGGTGTTCGACCCTGACACCAACACCGGCCTGTTCGTGGGGACCGTGGGTGGCGGAGCGCCGGACCTGGTGGTCCGCGAGGGGAATGCGGCCAACGGGGTGACCGGGGCGAGGATCTTCCAGTTCCTGGGTGAATCGGTCAACAGCGCCGGGGAGATCGCCTTCCGCGCCACCATCACCGGGACCGGGGTGACCGCGGCGAACAATGACGGCATCTGGAGCAACTCCGGAGCGGTGGGTTCCCCGCCGGTATTGGTTGCCCGCAAGGGTGCCATCGTCCCGCTGGCTCCGGCCAACCGGATCGCCTTCAGCCGGTTCACCGCGCTGCACATGCAGGATGACGGTTCGGTGGTCTTCCACGCGTTCCTGCAGGACGCCACGGCGGTCGCGGTGGTCAACTCCAACAACGACGGCAGCATCTGGCGCTGGAGCGGTGGCAGGCTGACGCTGCTGGCCCGTGAGGGGGATCTGGCCAACAACACGGCGGGCGGGCGTTTGCTCAACATCAATGGATTCGACTGCAACGACATGGGCGGGATCGTCTATGACGCGACGCTGGTTCCGGGGGTGGGTGACACGACCACGGCCACGAACCAGGCGGTGTTCATCAACCGCGGCAACGGTCTGGACCCCGCGCCGCTGCTGGCCATGCGCCGCAACGACAGCTTCGAGGTGATGGGTGCCAAGCACATCGTGGCGGGGATCAAGATCAGCACCTCGGTGAACTCCGGAGGAGGGACCGGCGGTTATGGCCGTGCGATCAACGATTCCGGGGAGGTTGTGTTCAACCTGACGCTGTCCGGACTTCCGGGGCCGAAGTCGGGGATCTTCCTGCTCGGCTCGGCGCCGAACTGA
- a CDS encoding peptide ABC transporter substrate-binding protein, with protein sequence MLRWIACLALTIPLFSCQRETQVEKANREGILLVGNSAEPKSLDIHLVTGVIESKVLTSLFEGLVANDAVSDDATPPGAAASWEHNEDMTEWTFKLQPEGKWSDGVPVTADDFVFAYHRLLHPDLGGPYAEMLYFITGAEDFNRGTQKDFSQVGVKAIDALTLQVKLREPVPFLPSLTRHYTWFPAPRHVILKHGKMEARDNPWFMFPNMVGNGPFKLKEWRFHDVIEVDRNPYYWDAANVGINGIRFLPIENPYTETRAFLAGQLHTTYQVPSDLIKSMKRDHSRHFRQEPYVGTTFIRLNTTRPVLNDARVREALALTIDRQLLCEHVTEGFQPAVSFTPDMGSFHPQPVLTFDPDKARRLLAEAGFPNGDKFPRFSLLIARPSARASAEAIQAMWKTHLNILIDIQNKDWGSYVSAQQSLDFDMAAAGWIGDYLDPTTFLGMWTKGNGNNNTGWSDTRYEEMLREAAAQADPAKRLEYLQQAETILMGALPILPMTHYARNYLHHPSATNWHPLLLDHHPWKAIRLEK encoded by the coding sequence ATGCTACGTTGGATCGCCTGTCTCGCCCTGACCATCCCGCTTTTTTCCTGCCAGAGAGAAACGCAGGTCGAAAAGGCGAACCGTGAGGGCATCCTCCTGGTCGGGAACTCCGCGGAGCCGAAGTCGCTGGACATCCACCTGGTGACGGGCGTCATCGAGAGCAAGGTGCTGACCTCCCTGTTCGAGGGTCTGGTCGCGAATGACGCGGTGAGCGACGACGCGACGCCACCCGGCGCGGCGGCCTCCTGGGAGCACAACGAGGACATGACGGAGTGGACGTTCAAGCTCCAGCCGGAGGGAAAGTGGTCCGACGGCGTGCCGGTCACGGCGGATGACTTCGTCTTCGCCTACCACCGCCTGCTCCACCCGGACCTCGGCGGACCGTATGCGGAGATGCTGTATTTCATCACCGGTGCGGAGGATTTCAACCGCGGCACGCAGAAGGATTTCTCACAGGTGGGGGTGAAGGCCATCGACGCCCTGACGCTGCAGGTAAAGCTGCGCGAGCCGGTCCCTTTCCTCCCCTCCCTCACCCGCCACTACACGTGGTTCCCCGCGCCGCGCCACGTGATCCTGAAGCACGGCAAGATGGAGGCGCGCGACAACCCTTGGTTCATGTTCCCCAACATGGTGGGCAACGGTCCGTTCAAGCTGAAAGAGTGGCGCTTCCATGACGTCATCGAGGTGGACCGGAATCCGTACTACTGGGACGCGGCGAATGTGGGCATCAATGGCATCCGCTTCCTGCCGATCGAGAATCCCTACACGGAAACGCGGGCGTTCCTGGCCGGGCAGCTCCACACGACGTACCAGGTGCCGTCCGACCTGATCAAGTCGATGAAGCGGGACCACTCACGCCACTTCCGGCAGGAGCCGTATGTCGGCACCACCTTCATCCGCCTGAACACGACGCGGCCGGTGCTGAACGACGCGCGGGTGCGCGAGGCACTGGCGCTGACCATCGACCGCCAGTTGCTGTGCGAGCACGTGACGGAGGGATTCCAGCCGGCCGTTTCCTTCACGCCGGACATGGGGTCGTTCCACCCGCAGCCGGTGCTGACGTTCGATCCGGACAAGGCGCGCCGCCTGCTGGCGGAGGCGGGCTTCCCGAACGGGGACAAATTCCCGCGCTTCTCCCTGCTGATCGCGCGGCCATCGGCACGCGCCAGCGCGGAGGCCATCCAGGCGATGTGGAAGACGCACCTCAACATCCTCATCGACATCCAGAACAAGGACTGGGGTTCCTATGTGAGCGCCCAGCAGAGCCTGGACTTCGACATGGCCGCCGCAGGATGGATCGGCGACTACCTGGACCCTACCACTTTCCTCGGCATGTGGACGAAGGGCAACGGGAACAACAACACCGGCTGGAGCGACACCCGTTATGAGGAAATGCTGCGTGAGGCGGCCGCCCAGGCGGACCCGGCCAAGCGGCTGGAATACCTGCAGCAGGCGGAGACGATCCTGATGGGCGCACTGCCGATCCTGCCGATGACCCACTACGCCCGGAACTACCTGCACCATCCGTCCGCCACGAACTGGCATCCGCTGTTGCTGGACCATCACCCCTGGAAGGCGATCCGCCTCGAGAAGTAA
- a CDS encoding ABC transporter permease gives MLANILQRLLQGLLVLFVLYTITFFLIKALPGGPFKSSERAIPEHILQKQIAYYGLNEDTHVQYLKQLGNLVKGNPGTSMRLEGRTVTEIISQGFPVSLRLGVLAMLFAICTGIPLGVIAAWKKNTLMDYSAMGLAMIGICIPAFVVGPLLADFFGRHLQLVPVMGWNPSMPSSLLLPSITLGLVTAAYISRLTRAGMLDILSQDFIRTARAKGVGSFRLLVRHCLRGGIIPAIAYIGPAFAAVISGAVVVESIFAMPGLGLHFIKSIEVGDAPVILGVVMLYGLLIIIANFATDLIGIWLNPRLRGSR, from the coding sequence ATGCTCGCCAACATCCTCCAACGCCTGCTGCAGGGCCTGCTGGTTCTCTTCGTGCTCTACACGATCACGTTCTTCCTCATCAAGGCGCTGCCCGGCGGACCGTTCAAATCCTCCGAACGCGCGATCCCGGAGCACATCCTCCAAAAACAGATAGCCTACTACGGTCTGAATGAAGACACCCACGTCCAGTATCTGAAACAGCTCGGGAATCTGGTGAAGGGAAATCCCGGAACCAGCATGCGCCTGGAAGGCCGCACGGTGACGGAGATCATCTCGCAGGGCTTTCCTGTTTCGCTCCGGCTGGGCGTGCTGGCCATGCTGTTCGCCATCTGCACCGGCATCCCGCTGGGGGTGATCGCGGCGTGGAAGAAAAACACGCTGATGGACTACTCCGCGATGGGGCTGGCAATGATCGGGATCTGCATCCCCGCCTTTGTCGTCGGGCCGTTATTGGCGGACTTTTTCGGTCGCCATCTGCAACTGGTGCCGGTGATGGGGTGGAACCCATCGATGCCATCCTCCCTGCTGCTGCCGTCCATCACGCTGGGGCTGGTGACGGCCGCTTATATCTCCCGCCTGACGCGCGCGGGGATGCTGGACATCCTGAGCCAGGACTTCATCCGCACGGCGCGGGCGAAGGGCGTGGGCAGCTTCCGCCTGCTGGTCCGCCACTGCCTGCGCGGCGGCATCATCCCTGCCATCGCCTATATCGGGCCGGCATTCGCCGCGGTGATCTCCGGCGCGGTGGTGGTGGAGAGCATCTTCGCCATGCCGGGGCTGGGCCTGCATTTCATCAAGTCCATCGAGGTCGGTGACGCGCCCGTCATCCTAGGCGTGGTCATGCTCTACGGCCTGCTCATCATCATCGCCAACTTCGCCACCGATCTTATCGGCATCTGGCTGAACCCACGCCTGCGCGGCAGCCGCTGA